In Streptomyces sannanensis, the DNA window GCCCGTAGCGGGAAGGACGTGCACGGTGAGGCGCGGCTCTGCGCAGCTCTCGTTCCTGCCGGAGCGCGGGTGCTGGACGCCGGGTGCGGTACCGGACGGGTCACGATCCGGCTTGCGGAGCTCGGGTACGACTGTGTCGGGGTGGATCTCGATGCGTCGATGCTGGCGGTGGCGCAGAAGCGGGCGCCGGGACTGCCCTGGTTCCAGCTCGATTTGGCCGGGTTCGAGCCGGACCTGCTCGGCATCGCAGCGGACTTCGATCTCGTGGTCGCTGCAGGCAATGTGTTCCCGTTGCTCGCGGCCGGCACCGAGGCCACGGTGGT includes these proteins:
- a CDS encoding class I SAM-dependent methyltransferase encodes the protein MSRWKELTGETSGEDYAARFAALARSGKDVHGEARLCAALVPAGARVLDAGCGTGRVTIRLAELGYDCVGVDLDASMLAVAQKRAPGLPWFQLDLAGFEPDLLGIAADFDLVVAAGNVFPLLAAGTEATVVKRLAAALRPGGLMVAGFGLDEAHLPVPLSITLSEYDDCCTAAGFTLVDRFATWDADPYDGGGYAVSVHRR